The following proteins come from a genomic window of Chlamydiales bacterium:
- a CDS encoding OmpH family outer membrane protein, whose translation MKKIQMIMLSLALVLINSTVIGADANIGFINFKTCVEKSKHGQQERDKLEAMKKQMTETLEKTDNELQEMAKKIEDQDYMDALSSTAQNELKQKFQFLSQDFARYQNQYYQMLNQANYKMLQTIHDEVSSISEKIRERKKLSFIMNEDSAFAFAPSLDFTEETIKEMDKQFEIENNPSSIANLN comes from the coding sequence ATGAAAAAAATTCAAATGATTATGCTCTCTCTGGCTCTTGTCTTGATCAATAGCACAGTCATTGGCGCTGATGCAAATATTGGTTTTATCAATTTCAAAACCTGTGTTGAAAAATCTAAGCATGGCCAACAAGAAAGAGATAAACTTGAAGCTATGAAAAAACAAATGACTGAAACACTCGAAAAAACGGATAACGAGCTTCAAGAAATGGCAAAAAAGATTGAAGACCAAGATTATATGGATGCTCTTTCTTCTACTGCTCAAAATGAATTGAAACAAAAATTTCAATTTTTAAGTCAAGATTTTGCACGTTATCAAAACCAATATTACCAAATGCTGAATCAAGCAAATTATAAAATGCTCCAGACAATACACGATGAAGTCAGCTCTATATCTGAGAAAATACGTGAAAGAAAAAAGCTCTCATTCATCATGAATGAAGACTCAGCTTTTGCCTTTGCTCCATCTCTTGATTTCACTGAAGAAACAATAAAAGAAATGGACAAGCAATTTGAAATTGAAAACAATCCAAGTTCAATAGCAAATTTAAATTGA